One Gloeothece verrucosa PCC 7822 DNA window includes the following coding sequences:
- a CDS encoding heavy metal translocating P-type ATPase has protein sequence MENITLKLTGMGCAACASRIEQAIQKVSGVISCNVNFGAEQATVQYHPKQTDVGQIQQAVEKAGYEAFPIKQFDTELEDQEKTIRLKEEKKLRQKVIIGGIISIILVLGALPMMLGVSIPFIPSWLHNPWLQLILTIPVQFWCGGRFYKNAQKALKHGSATMDTLVVLGTSAAFFYSLFVTLFPQVLIAQGLTTEVYYESAAVVITLILLGRLLEHRARRQTSQAMRQLIGLQPKTALIIRNGQEIVLPISSVAVGDLILVRPGEKIPVDGEVIEGSSTVDESMITGESIPVKKQAGDQVIGATINKSGSFQFKAARVGQDTVLAQIVQLVQQAQGSKAPIQKLADQITAWFVPAVITIAIATFVIWLSIIGNITLALICAVEVLIIACPCALGLATPTSVMVGTGIGAKNGILIKDAQSLELAHQLKTIVFDKTGTLTEGKPTVTDFITVKGVSEGNELNLLRLAASIERYSEHPLAEAILRYSKAQQVTPTQATEFEAIAGSGVQGNVEGQWVQIGTGRWMQELGIATEVLAKDQERLQYLGKTVIWIALNGQIEAIMGISDALKPASREAVNALKRMKLEVVMLTGDNYATAKTIAHELGIERVIAEVKPDQKAAQIAALQQQGKRVGMVGDGINDAVALAQADVGIAIGTGTDVAMAASDITLISGDLQGIVTAIQLSRATMSNIRQNLFFAFIYNLVGIPIAAGILYPILGWLLNPIIAGGAMALSSVSVVTNALRLRNFQPVDKS, from the coding sequence ATGGAAAATATTACCCTTAAACTGACAGGAATGGGATGCGCCGCTTGTGCATCTCGTATTGAACAAGCCATCCAAAAGGTATCTGGTGTCATCAGTTGTAATGTTAATTTTGGCGCTGAACAAGCCACCGTACAGTATCATCCTAAACAAACCGATGTCGGACAAATACAGCAAGCCGTCGAAAAAGCCGGCTATGAAGCCTTTCCTATCAAACAATTTGACACAGAATTAGAAGACCAAGAAAAAACCATCCGCCTCAAGGAAGAAAAAAAACTGCGGCAAAAAGTGATCATCGGGGGAATCATTAGTATTATCTTAGTTTTGGGCGCATTGCCGATGATGCTAGGGGTATCTATCCCTTTTATCCCCTCCTGGTTACATAATCCTTGGTTACAACTGATATTAACCATTCCGGTACAATTTTGGTGCGGCGGGCGCTTTTATAAAAATGCTCAGAAAGCGCTTAAACACGGTAGTGCGACGATGGATACATTAGTGGTGTTGGGAACCAGTGCCGCCTTCTTTTACTCTCTGTTTGTGACGCTATTTCCTCAAGTATTAATTGCTCAAGGATTAACCACAGAAGTATATTATGAATCGGCTGCCGTTGTCATTACCCTGATTTTATTGGGAAGACTGCTAGAACACCGAGCCAGAAGACAAACTTCTCAAGCCATGCGGCAATTGATCGGCTTACAACCGAAAACCGCTCTGATCATCCGTAACGGACAAGAAATCGTTCTTCCCATTTCATCAGTAGCCGTCGGTGATCTTATCTTAGTGCGTCCTGGGGAAAAAATTCCTGTGGATGGAGAAGTCATCGAGGGAAGTTCTACGGTAGATGAGTCGATGATAACGGGGGAAAGCATACCCGTTAAAAAACAAGCAGGAGATCAAGTCATTGGGGCAACCATCAACAAAAGCGGCAGTTTTCAGTTTAAAGCCGCTCGCGTGGGACAAGACACGGTACTGGCTCAAATTGTACAATTAGTGCAACAAGCACAAGGCTCAAAAGCCCCCATACAAAAATTAGCTGATCAGATTACCGCTTGGTTTGTACCGGCAGTCATCACCATTGCTATTGCTACTTTTGTCATCTGGTTGAGTATAATAGGAAACATTACCCTTGCCCTTATTTGTGCAGTGGAAGTGTTGATTATCGCTTGTCCTTGCGCGTTAGGGTTAGCCACTCCTACCTCAGTAATGGTGGGCACAGGAATAGGCGCAAAAAACGGTATCTTAATCAAAGATGCTCAGAGTTTGGAATTAGCTCATCAACTAAAAACCATCGTCTTTGATAAAACCGGCACCTTAACTGAAGGAAAACCCACCGTTACTGATTTTATTACCGTTAAAGGCGTGAGCGAGGGCAATGAATTAAATCTGCTACGCTTAGCCGCTTCCATCGAACGTTATTCAGAACATCCCTTAGCCGAAGCGATCCTGCGCTATAGCAAAGCGCAACAAGTCACTCCCACCCAAGCAACTGAATTTGAAGCTATTGCCGGTAGCGGCGTACAAGGTAACGTTGAGGGGCAATGGGTGCAAATCGGGACCGGACGATGGATGCAAGAATTAGGCATTGCTACAGAGGTTTTAGCCAAGGATCAGGAAAGATTGCAATATTTAGGTAAAACAGTCATCTGGATCGCCCTTAATGGGCAAATAGAGGCAATTATGGGTATTAGTGACGCGCTTAAACCTGCCTCCCGAGAAGCTGTAAACGCTTTAAAACGGATGAAATTAGAAGTGGTGATGCTAACGGGAGATAATTATGCTACCGCTAAAACCATTGCTCATGAATTAGGCATAGAACGAGTGATAGCAGAAGTTAAACCCGATCAAAAAGCCGCTCAAATAGCCGCCCTTCAGCAGCAAGGAAAACGGGTAGGAATGGTAGGCGATGGAATTAACGACGCGGTAGCTTTAGCCCAAGCTGATGTCGGGATAGCGATAGGTACAGGAACCGATGTGGCGATGGCGGCGAGTGATATTACCCTCATTTCTGGAGACTTACAAGGCATTGTCACAGCGATTCAATTATCTCGCGCTACCATGAGTAATATTCGGCAGAACCTCTTTTTTGCTTTTATTTATAACCTGGTAGGAATTCCCATTGCTGCCGGTATTTTATACCCGATTTTAGGATGGTTACTCAATCCGATTATTGCCGGCGGGGCAATGGCTTTAAGTTCAGTTTCAGTGGTGACAAATGCGTTGAGATTACGGAATTTTCAACCGGTTGATAAGAGTTGA
- a CDS encoding carotenoid oxygenase family protein — protein MSILQQLPLKHKAWSKAISKPAQEFSLTPLSILSGQIPTGLRGSLYRNTSARLERGGKRVGHWFDGDGAILAVHFTDEGATGVYRYIQTRGYQTEALADQFLYPNYGMTVPGPFWKSWGKEVKNTANTSVLALNDRLLALWEGGWPHSLDLQTLETFKKDNLSWLKTTDLFSAHPKIDPNTGYIYNFGVSLGLSCVLQIYQCDAQGNLLARASHRLSGLPLIHDFVLAGDYLIFFVSPVRIKAIPVLLGLKSYSEAMEWKPEIGTKILIFNRHNLSLISQSEADPWYQWHYANGYMEQDGTVAVDFVHYGNFQTNQYLKEIATGKTETLAKGTLYHVRLNPVTGKIIEMFSWMDRACEFPLVPPHQQGKPWRYTYLSVHREGVDIAEEILGAIAKFDHKKGHLSIADMGDNCYPCEPIFVPSQPGSEQGWVLTVVYDGNHHCSEVRIYDSEHLEDEPLCRLLLPSVVALGFHGTWKPA, from the coding sequence ATGTCAATCCTTCAGCAGCTACCTCTAAAACATAAAGCTTGGTCAAAAGCGATTTCAAAACCGGCCCAAGAATTTTCATTGACACCTCTGTCTATACTATCGGGTCAAATACCTACAGGACTCAGAGGTAGTTTATACCGCAATACCTCAGCTAGATTAGAAAGAGGAGGAAAACGGGTAGGCCATTGGTTTGATGGGGATGGTGCTATTTTAGCGGTCCATTTTACCGACGAAGGCGCAACAGGAGTCTATCGCTACATTCAAACTCGAGGCTATCAAACAGAAGCACTTGCCGATCAGTTTTTGTATCCTAACTACGGAATGACGGTTCCGGGCCCCTTTTGGAAAAGTTGGGGAAAAGAGGTAAAAAATACCGCCAATACATCTGTTTTAGCTTTAAATGACCGGCTTCTAGCCTTGTGGGAAGGAGGATGGCCTCACAGCTTAGATTTACAGACTTTAGAAACCTTTAAAAAAGATAATTTATCTTGGTTAAAAACGACAGATCTCTTTTCCGCTCACCCCAAAATTGACCCGAATACAGGATATATTTATAATTTTGGTGTAAGCCTAGGACTGTCTTGCGTTTTACAGATCTATCAATGTGATGCTCAAGGAAATCTTTTAGCTAGGGCTTCTCATCGGTTGTCGGGTCTTCCTTTAATTCATGATTTTGTTTTGGCAGGAGACTATTTAATTTTCTTTGTTTCGCCGGTTAGAATCAAGGCAATCCCTGTACTTTTAGGTTTAAAAAGTTATAGCGAGGCGATGGAATGGAAGCCCGAAATAGGAACTAAAATATTGATATTTAATCGCCATAATCTCAGTTTGATTAGTCAATCCGAAGCAGATCCTTGGTATCAATGGCACTATGCTAATGGATATATGGAACAAGATGGAACAGTAGCGGTGGATTTTGTGCATTATGGCAATTTTCAAACCAATCAATATTTAAAAGAAATTGCCACCGGCAAAACAGAAACATTGGCTAAAGGTACGCTGTATCACGTTCGTCTTAACCCGGTTACCGGTAAAATCATTGAAATGTTCTCATGGATGGATCGCGCTTGTGAATTTCCGCTTGTTCCTCCTCATCAACAAGGAAAACCTTGGCGTTATACTTATTTATCTGTTCATCGAGAAGGAGTCGATATTGCTGAGGAAATCTTGGGGGCGATAGCGAAATTTGACCATAAAAAGGGACATTTATCTATAGCCGATATGGGGGATAATTGTTATCCCTGTGAACCCATTTTTGTGCCCTCACAGCCAGGTTCGGAACAGGGTTGGGTGTTGACAGTGGTTTATGATGGCAACCACCATTGTTCTGAAGTGAGAATTTATGATAGCGAACATTTAGAAGATGAGCCGCTTTGCCGCTTACTTCTTCCCTCTGTAGTTGCTCTTGGTTTTCATGGAACTTGGAAACCAGCTTGA
- a CDS encoding translocation/assembly module TamB domain-containing protein: MTNGSPNTPPEPSEQPSFATRLRRFIRRPSTQIGGGVLILLGIGGYLGVRYFVYEKLSPLVSTQLSNYINRKVNIGKVESFSLTHIRFGTSSIPATPTDLDTLSLKAVDIKFDWLPFLLGRPLPLDVTIVDPNLYLDQDKNGKWTNIELPKNQRELPIDFDLKVRLEDADLDLKPYALKKIIPIQAAGNLRYTKTKVQDLQYNLDVALLQSQVNVKGQSVIESGKTRLNLTVNRLALTELVTLIPNAPLKLNSGVFNANLNLNVPSFENIEGTQGQGQVSLSQLAGRIPSLQAPLNANIQIRFQGQKVLVDAFDANVNNIVAQAKGSIDWQQGYNLNVEIKPFKFSNLARLVSLSLPLKVDGQLQLKFKITGAVTQPLIIGNINNKNPVLLDKLSLRNINANFRTNLNQLWVKNLQIQPTGGGQITANGIVQLGILKSWQQKRPIVWGKMPLTASFKGAFPAEGILKPYVNFPQAVSVGTINTEGKLQGTFDKLTSTVAWQTPNLATVSDVKIAGSGNILWAGPTVLIRDTQLQTDQGNLNVEASGNFKRKDWITSLTAKTFDLDPFVAILCGNVANLCGYTTAVKPVRLQTANIQLAGRLDRFGTDTLKGIANLDLNVQKGTVAVNSQILAGNINANIFASQLALSPFLPNNISIPVNLVRTSARLSGPIEDLLNQNWNRLQANADINLQVNNNPVNVISRLNGGLVQAVVNTSQIPLNQFLPNLTVPVSVQQTRAIITGSLEQILNRQVNSLTASANVRLNIANSPANLIANVENGLIEAAANLNSLSLNRVLPQLPVAANLNTSQLNLSGNLQSLVSSFLEGNLNLNDVRATANVKLGVAQGTVTALARLNNNQWQSSIVGSNINTAQLVRRFAPKIGSQYTNLPDTDARLFLSGSILPLLARNQAFSITANNVEIALGEQIVNARGNIRVTDLFTRPDASANLLVTARTNLNQLPTTQLLAGIPNPQGFLPKRLDLGGKANFDGRLIAQNLLTAPTAPGNLQLAGNLNLINFAFNNRPFDPLLKGSVQVTLGQNIAIDLRGKQDIIAAVAEPCTRQDCLIPYLPVSFTFREYSPNQPPILATGRREGERFIAQIESFPLQVLNISPFSQYGLPGVVQGIVNLNADINLFSLATSGNLKVNQPAIGIFRGDNLQASFTYADKIAQLASATLVTRTSEYNLKGSFNFGTGAIFAKANVDNGNIEDILAAVGTPDIATLISWIQRQPSNLLKTAELPAYALGNKNAPLDIQVNLYARIAEYIKALAREREKSGVPTQLDLMGVYQASLTLAGTLQNPEANVQFQGSNWTWNPQPSYPNIIDPLGFVIQDTRTIPINEITLQASLNNGVIAIEPARLRVQNSVVFFQGQTNLASGKLSGNFGVNNLSTDTINNFVTVPLDLAGNLNIGGNLSGNLNNPQVAGNFSFNDAAFNARLLNQTIAGNFTFTDGRFQLATNNPSFVQISASVPYPPLAKSDRVEASINLGTEALKLVNIFTSDQISWLSGEGRVTAMATGRLVTDQGIKISDLVVHGGVLLNNAAIATATFPEILTVNSQIVFDRQLLNVQQLSATFAESQIAAQGVLPFFEALSPNNRQSSNPLTVVVQQGDINLEGLYRGLIDGRVVVNGSALKPIIGGTVRLSNGQVFVPERREEQQQASPVANQWLLTSKRLQSSPVSPQLNNLQIILDRLRIEQNPLYEFDFGGEIALNGTFKDLNSLQPTGTILLSRGIVNFVDTRFLLDRRYQNEIVFDPIQGLFNPDLNIRMRTIISDFPNSELNRQVRAEFSNEIPDDSLNKVERIDVTLAIDGRLSQILPGFSKDISEICQIFPTMPPVTIQNQYTQQQLNQLETCLRAVATTRNGKADEQLLASSAITLSSSPPRSEAQIINLLGNQLLNIAEALQGKNTQQLVEYGVVQLAFPLVLQNVAYDIENTVAKSLNMADFRFLPYLEAIYRVGKNDESFVRISYDYNFNEVRVRYERKF, translated from the coding sequence ATGACTAATGGTTCGCCCAATACTCCCCCTGAGCCTTCAGAACAACCTAGTTTTGCTACTCGTTTAAGACGATTCATCAGACGACCTTCAACTCAAATCGGGGGAGGAGTATTAATTCTATTGGGAATTGGCGGCTATTTAGGAGTACGATATTTTGTTTATGAAAAATTGTCTCCCTTGGTCTCCACACAATTAAGTAATTATATTAACCGAAAAGTTAATATAGGAAAAGTTGAAAGTTTTTCTTTAACACATATTCGCTTTGGCACTTCATCAATTCCGGCTACCCCAACCGATTTAGATACGCTCTCTCTAAAAGCCGTTGACATTAAATTTGACTGGCTTCCTTTTTTATTGGGTCGTCCTCTACCGTTAGATGTAACCATTGTTGACCCTAATCTCTACTTAGATCAAGATAAAAATGGCAAATGGACTAATATTGAACTGCCGAAAAATCAGCGAGAATTACCCATTGATTTCGATCTCAAAGTCCGCCTAGAAGATGCTGATCTCGACTTAAAACCCTATGCCCTGAAAAAAATTATTCCCATCCAAGCCGCCGGCAATCTTAGATATACTAAAACCAAGGTACAAGACCTTCAATATAATTTAGATGTTGCCCTGCTGCAAAGCCAAGTGAATGTCAAAGGGCAAAGCGTTATAGAATCCGGTAAAACTCGCCTCAATTTAACCGTAAACAGATTAGCCTTAACAGAATTAGTAACCCTTATTCCCAATGCTCCCCTAAAACTGAATAGTGGGGTATTTAATGCTAATCTCAATCTCAATGTGCCCTCATTTGAAAATATAGAAGGAACTCAGGGACAAGGACAAGTCAGTTTATCCCAACTAGCCGGACGAATTCCCTCTTTACAAGCGCCGTTAAACGCTAATATCCAAATCCGTTTTCAAGGCCAAAAAGTCTTAGTCGATGCTTTTGATGCTAATGTCAATAACATTGTTGCCCAAGCCAAAGGCTCCATCGATTGGCAACAGGGTTATAATCTCAATGTAGAAATAAAACCTTTCAAATTTAGTAATTTAGCGCGGCTAGTTTCTCTATCCTTACCCCTTAAAGTGGATGGACAGCTTCAACTAAAATTCAAAATAACGGGGGCAGTGACTCAACCTTTAATCATCGGCAATATTAATAATAAAAATCCGGTGTTACTGGATAAACTTAGCCTCAGAAATATTAACGCGAATTTCCGCACCAATCTCAATCAACTTTGGGTAAAAAATCTTCAAATTCAACCCACAGGGGGAGGACAAATTACCGCCAATGGAATAGTCCAATTAGGCATTCTCAAATCTTGGCAACAAAAACGCCCCATCGTCTGGGGAAAAATGCCGCTTACAGCCTCTTTTAAAGGAGCTTTTCCCGCCGAAGGAATCCTTAAACCTTATGTCAATTTCCCTCAAGCAGTAAGCGTCGGAACGATTAATACTGAAGGAAAACTTCAAGGAACTTTCGATAAACTGACAAGCACCGTTGCTTGGCAAACGCCGAATTTAGCCACAGTATCGGATGTAAAAATAGCGGGTTCGGGGAATATTTTATGGGCAGGGCCAACGGTTTTAATTCGAGATACTCAATTACAAACAGATCAAGGCAATCTTAATGTTGAGGCCAGTGGTAATTTTAAACGGAAAGATTGGATAACCTCCCTCACAGCTAAAACCTTTGACTTAGATCCCTTTGTGGCTATTTTATGTGGCAATGTGGCCAATTTGTGCGGCTATACCACAGCCGTTAAACCCGTTCGTTTACAAACTGCCAATATTCAATTAGCCGGAAGATTAGATCGATTTGGTACAGACACTCTCAAAGGCATAGCAAACCTCGACCTCAATGTCCAAAAAGGAACCGTCGCTGTCAATAGTCAAATTTTAGCAGGCAACATCAACGCCAATATTTTCGCGTCTCAACTGGCTTTAAGTCCTTTTCTGCCGAATAATATCTCCATACCCGTTAATCTGGTTCGCACCTCTGCCAGACTGAGTGGCCCCATAGAAGACCTTTTAAATCAAAATTGGAATCGCTTACAAGCCAATGCAGATATCAATTTACAAGTCAATAATAACCCGGTTAATGTTATCAGCCGCTTAAACGGGGGACTTGTACAAGCCGTCGTTAATACCTCTCAAATTCCCCTCAATCAGTTTTTGCCTAACTTAACCGTTCCAGTTAGCGTACAGCAAACCCGGGCAATTATTACAGGTTCTCTCGAACAAATATTAAACCGACAAGTCAATAGCCTGACAGCCAGTGCTAATGTGCGCTTAAATATCGCCAATAGTCCAGCCAATCTGATTGCTAATGTAGAAAATGGCTTGATCGAAGCAGCCGCCAATCTAAACTCTCTCTCCCTAAATCGCGTTCTGCCTCAGTTACCCGTAGCCGCTAATTTAAACACCTCTCAACTCAATCTGAGCGGCAATTTACAATCTTTAGTATCCTCATTTCTAGAAGGTAATCTGAACTTAAATGATGTCAGAGCCACCGCAAACGTCAAACTAGGGGTAGCTCAGGGAACCGTAACCGCCCTTGCTCGCTTAAATAATAATCAATGGCAAAGTAGTATTGTCGGTAGCAATATTAATACCGCTCAACTCGTGCGGCGGTTTGCGCCCAAGATTGGGTCCCAATATACCAATCTTCCCGATACAGACGCTAGACTCTTTCTCTCGGGTTCAATCTTACCGCTTTTAGCGCGCAATCAAGCCTTTTCTATCACAGCCAATAATGTAGAAATTGCACTCGGAGAGCAAATTGTCAATGCTAGAGGCAATATTCGGGTAACTGACTTATTTACTCGTCCTGATGCCAGCGCTAATCTATTAGTAACCGCCCGAACTAATCTTAATCAACTCCCCACCACTCAACTCTTAGCCGGAATTCCCAACCCTCAAGGATTTTTACCGAAAAGATTAGACCTTGGTGGCAAAGCTAACTTTGATGGGCGTTTGATCGCTCAAAACCTATTGACGGCTCCCACTGCCCCCGGAAATCTTCAATTAGCAGGCAATTTAAATCTGATTAATTTCGCCTTTAATAACCGTCCCTTTGATCCCCTCTTAAAAGGCAGTGTTCAGGTTACCCTAGGCCAAAACATCGCCATTGATTTGCGAGGAAAACAAGACATTATCGCGGCTGTCGCTGAACCCTGTACCCGTCAAGACTGTCTGATTCCTTATCTACCAGTTTCCTTTACTTTCCGAGAATATAGTCCCAATCAGCCGCCGATTTTAGCCACAGGAAGACGAGAAGGAGAGCGTTTTATTGCTCAAATTGAAAGCTTTCCCCTACAAGTGTTAAACATCTCACCCTTCAGTCAATATGGGCTTCCTGGAGTGGTGCAAGGCATTGTCAATTTAAATGCAGACATCAACTTATTTAGCCTCGCCACCTCGGGAAATCTCAAGGTTAATCAACCCGCTATCGGCATCTTTCGAGGGGATAACTTACAAGCAAGCTTTACCTATGCTGATAAAATCGCTCAGTTAGCCTCAGCTACCCTCGTTACCCGAACCAGTGAATATAACCTCAAAGGTTCTTTCAATTTTGGTACAGGCGCAATTTTTGCTAAAGCGAATGTGGATAATGGGAATATAGAAGATATTTTGGCGGCGGTAGGCACTCCGGATATAGCAACCCTCATCAGTTGGATTCAAAGACAACCCTCTAACTTGCTCAAGACGGCTGAACTTCCGGCTTATGCTTTGGGAAATAAGAACGCGCCGCTTGATATACAAGTGAACTTATATGCCCGAATTGCTGAATATATCAAAGCTTTAGCGAGAGAGCGAGAAAAATCAGGCGTTCCTACCCAGTTAGACCTAATGGGTGTCTATCAGGCCAGTTTAACCTTAGCAGGAACCCTGCAAAATCCAGAGGCTAACGTTCAATTTCAAGGTAGCAATTGGACATGGAATCCTCAGCCATCTTATCCTAATATTATTGATCCACTTGGATTTGTTATTCAAGATACTCGAACGATACCGATTAATGAAATAACCCTGCAAGCGAGTTTGAATAACGGCGTTATTGCCATAGAACCGGCGCGGCTAAGAGTGCAAAATAGTGTCGTTTTCTTCCAAGGACAAACGAATCTTGCCAGTGGAAAATTAAGCGGCAACTTTGGGGTCAACAATTTAAGCACCGATACAATTAACAATTTTGTTACCGTTCCTCTAGATTTGGCCGGCAATCTGAATATAGGGGGAAATTTATCAGGCAATCTGAATAATCCCCAAGTGGCGGGCAACTTTTCTTTTAATGATGCCGCGTTTAATGCTCGTTTGCTAAATCAAACCATTGCCGGGAATTTTACCTTTACTGACGGACGTTTTCAATTAGCCACCAATAATCCCTCTTTTGTTCAAATATCTGCTAGTGTGCCTTATCCTCCTCTTGCTAAAAGTGATCGTGTAGAAGCTTCGATTAATTTAGGAACAGAAGCCTTAAAATTAGTCAATATCTTTACCAGTGATCAGATTTCTTGGCTTTCAGGAGAGGGTCGAGTAACGGCCATGGCAACAGGACGTTTAGTCACCGATCAAGGCATCAAAATTAGCGATTTAGTGGTGCATGGCGGGGTACTTTTAAATAATGCGGCTATTGCCACCGCTACCTTTCCAGAAATTCTCACCGTTAATAGTCAAATCGTCTTTGATCGTCAACTGTTGAATGTTCAACAACTATCCGCCACTTTTGCCGAGAGTCAAATTGCCGCGCAGGGAGTTTTACCTTTCTTTGAAGCCTTATCTCCTAATAATCGCCAAAGTTCTAATCCTTTAACGGTGGTTGTTCAACAAGGAGATATTAATTTAGAGGGTCTTTATCGAGGTTTAATTGATGGTAGAGTAGTGGTGAATGGCTCGGCTTTAAAACCTATAATTGGGGGAACTGTTCGCTTATCCAATGGTCAGGTATTTGTGCCAGAAAGAAGAGAGGAGCAACAGCAAGCTAGTCCGGTAGCCAATCAATGGTTATTAACTTCAAAACGCCTTCAATCTTCGCCGGTTTCTCCTCAATTGAACAATTTACAAATCATTTTAGATCGTTTAAGAATTGAACAAAATCCTTTGTATGAGTTTGATTTTGGCGGCGAAATTGCTTTAAATGGAACCTTTAAAGACCTGAATAGTTTACAGCCTACGGGAACAATTCTATTAAGTAGAGGCATTGTTAATTTTGTTGATACTCGCTTTTTATTAGATCGTCGCTATCAAAATGAGATTGTTTTTGATCCTATTCAAGGTTTATTTAATCCGGATTTAAATATCAGAATGAGAACCATTATTTCTGATTTTCCCAATAGCGAGCTTAATCGTCAAGTGCGTGCTGAGTTCAGTAATGAAATTCCTGATGATAGTCTCAATAAAGTTGAACGGATAGATGTTACCTTGGCTATTGATGGGCGGCTGTCGCAAATTTTACCGGGTTTCAGTAAAGATATTAGCGAAATTTGCCAAATTTTTCCTACCATGCCGCCTGTTACTATCCAAAATCAATATACTCAACAACAGTTAAATCAATTAGAAACTTGTCTTCGTGCTGTGGCAACCACAAGAAATGGAAAAGCCGACGAACAGTTATTAGCGAGTTCTGCTATCACGCTCTCGAGTAGTCCGCCTCGAAGTGAAGCACAAATTATTAATTTACTGGGAAATCAGTTACTGAATATCGCAGAAGCTTTACAAGGGAAAAATACTCAGCAACTCGTGGAATATGGGGTAGTGCAATTAGCTTTTCCTTTGGTATTACAGAATGTGGCTTATGATATTGAAAATACTGTGGCTAAGTCGCTTAATATGGCTGATTTTCGCTTTTTACCTTATCTTGAAGCCATCTATCGTGTGGGGAAAAATGATGAGTCTTTTGTGAGAATTTCTTATGATTATAATTTTAATGAAGTTAGGGTTCGCTACGAAAGAAAGTTTTAG
- a CDS encoding DUF1350 family protein — translation MKFRPISHSWVALHPKPQGVIQFIGGAFFGTFWPMIFYRSLLQSLFNDGYTIVLLPFNFTFNHYAESGFLIREQYDIMPELVRRAKFAGYDYQPYLSDQNFSWIGHSIGCKYIALLEAFSALPVIGKPSDPNYSNHLKELRKFIDTLIRSTAKKRDSQVKIARKIETTFTELLILINDLEIKRKEAKRLIEYYIKKEPNFKELKGDIEISSIFIKNQPSLLLAPVNTGLDSAIPQPLASIFINLGLNVKPTPEETYALIKNANLFNLLGLTSFKTDKIALSTCQWFEEDFKKPPTDFKEELKGGHLRPLGILFGNFVINFPDLKDYIPLIEPIQKRNKEFESPVSQLFQRLEDKQANAQQELTTRFS, via the coding sequence ATGAAATTTCGACCTATTTCTCATAGCTGGGTGGCTCTACATCCAAAACCTCAAGGAGTAATTCAATTTATTGGCGGTGCTTTCTTTGGTACATTTTGGCCAATGATTTTCTATCGCTCTTTACTTCAAAGTCTATTCAATGATGGTTATACAATTGTTCTTTTACCATTCAACTTTACTTTTAACCATTATGCCGAGTCTGGCTTTTTAATCAGAGAACAGTATGATATAATGCCAGAGCTTGTCAGAAGGGCAAAATTTGCTGGCTATGACTATCAACCCTATCTCAGTGACCAAAACTTTTCTTGGATAGGCCATAGCATTGGCTGTAAATATATTGCTCTTTTGGAAGCGTTTAGTGCTTTACCTGTTATTGGCAAACCTAGTGATCCTAACTATTCTAATCATCTTAAAGAACTTAGAAAGTTTATTGATACCCTAATTAGATCAACCGCCAAAAAAAGAGATTCTCAAGTCAAAATTGCTAGGAAGATTGAGACGACCTTTACAGAACTATTAATCCTGATTAATGATCTAGAAATAAAGCGTAAAGAGGCTAAACGCTTAATTGAATATTACATCAAGAAAGAACCTAATTTCAAAGAGTTGAAAGGGGACATCGAAATTAGCAGCATCTTTATTAAGAATCAACCGTCTTTACTATTAGCTCCTGTCAATACAGGTCTTGATAGTGCTATCCCGCAACCTTTAGCAAGTATCTTTATTAACTTAGGTTTGAATGTCAAGCCAACCCCAGAGGAAACCTATGCCTTAATCAAGAACGCTAATCTATTTAATCTCCTGGGGTTAACTTCATTTAAAACAGATAAAATAGCTTTATCAACTTGTCAGTGGTTTGAGGAGGATTTTAAAAAACCTCCTACAGATTTTAAAGAAGAGTTAAAAGGTGGACATTTAAGACCATTGGGGATTCTATTCGGCAATTTTGTCATCAATTTTCCAGACCTTAAGGATTATATTCCACTGATTGAGCCTATACAAAAACGAAATAAAGAGTTTGAATCTCCTGTAAGTCAATTATTCCAACGTTTAGAAGATAAGCAGGCTAATGCTCAACAAGAGTTAACAACAAGGTTCTCTTAG